A part of Asterias rubens chromosome 14, eAstRub1.3, whole genome shotgun sequence genomic DNA contains:
- the LOC117299697 gene encoding GDH/6PGL endoplasmic bifunctional protein-like yields MKSPNLRMCTTSCFLLVIILSSLSLQARGSQEANRPTVNVVIVGGTGDLAKKYLWQGFFNLNQEQNDGFTFSVIGAARMAATEGDGQLAKILQDNVSCAKSVRPDENCEAKLTEYRSIVTYRKLKTASDYADLCHEIGQDAAKEHGRLFYLSVPPFAYAGIAENIARACRPSGGGWLRVVLEKPFGRDYSSAQDLAKKLSPHLQEEEIYRIDHYLGKIGVESILPFRMLNQDTYKKLWDGEHIERVEIVMKEKIDSKGRLEFYDEYGVIRDVMQNHLTEIFTLVAMELPRNITSRAEFLDNKIRLLAQTRPVNAEQAVIAQYNGYVDQWRDELGKDQSEETLVPTFAAGSLFVKNPRWSDVPFVLMAGKKLDERIGYVRVIFRDDAVCVTNAGSDSQNKCAKNRQQVIFFTGNPGLKYPSILVSKQLPKPQVPPTWSVPDTDPNMEIFNEKISNFYYFSPPKDQDAYTSLISACFKGDQQKFVGSRDLMASWNIWTPLLKSIEKQTPRIYEGGDDTGSWLDFKVKGQTLSYIHQLSNAFDYQNVGSSFTSISDQFRSQSLITGEKESVITQLAQHLFNIAGQSIRERGSFHIALPGGSTPKSLFTHLAIRMSNRFPWHDTHFWMVDERCVPFNHTASNFKQLHDSLLKYIPVPYLNIHPMPVKLASGLCAAADHGTNTYASDLTLIPEGRLDYILLGMGSDGHVASIFPNHKIMTDTTAKVALTDGGPQDGIPHRMTLTFATINKARHVGVLVLGRAKSGMVSVLSSEGVVNPLRYPVTGVRLEQGEQYWYIDHDALL; encoded by the exons ATGAAGTCTCCCAACCTAAGGATGTGTACAACTTCTTGTTTCCTGTTGGTCATAATTCTAAGCAGTCTGTCGCTTCAAGCTCGTGGGTCTCAAGAGGCCAATCGACCCACTGTGAATGTCGTCATCGTCGGGGGTACCGGTGACTTGGCTAAGAAATATCTATGGCAAGGGTTCTTTAATCTCAACCAAG AGCAAAATGATGGCTTCACCTTCAGTGTTATCGGAGCAGCCAGGATGGCAGCAACAGAAGGTGACGGGCAACTAGCCAAGATTCTACAAGACAACGTGTCCTGTGCGAAGTCTGTACGACCAGATGAAAACTGCGAGGCAAAACTGACTGAATACAGATCTATAGTTACTTATAG GAAACTAAAGACAGCCAGTGACTATGCCGACCTTTGCCATGAGATTGGACAGGATGCTGCAAAGGAGCATGGgagattgttttatttgtctgtACCTCCGTTCGCCTACGCAGGTATCGCTGAAAATATTGCCAGAG CTTGCAGGCCGAGTGGCGGAGGATGGCTACGAGTCGTTTTAGAGAAACCGTTCGGTCGTGATTATTCATCGGCCCAGGACCTGGCAAAGAAACTCTCCCCTCATCTGCAAGAAGAGGAGATATATCGCATCGACCACTACCTTGGCAAAATTG GTGTGGAGAGTATCCTGCCATTCCGTATGTTAAATCAAGATACGTACAAGAAACTTTGGGATGGAGAACACATCGAGAGAGTTGAGATCGTCATGAAGGAAAAAATTGACTCAAAAG GTCGACTTGAATTTTACGACGAGTACGGAGTCATCCGAGACGTTATGCAGAATCATCTAACGGAAATATTCACCTTGGTTGCCATGGAACTTCCAAGAAACATCACCAGTAGAGCGGAGTTCCTCGATAATAAAATCCGTCTCCTCGCGCAAACACGACCTGTCAATGCCGAACAAGCTGTGATTGCCCAGTACAACGGTTATGTTGACCAATGGCGTGACGAGCTCGGCAAAGACCAAAGCGAAGAAACTTTAGTGCCAACGTTTGCCGCGGGATCGTTGTTTGTTAAAAATCCACGCTGGAGCGACGTACCGTTTGTTCTAATGGCCGGTAAGAAACTGGATGAGCGTATTGGTTACGTCCGCGTGATCTTCAGAGATGACGCGGTCTGCGTAACAAACGCTGGAAGCGACTCTCAAAACAAATGCGCTAAAAACCGccagcaagtaatttttttcactgGTAACCCAGGACTAAAATATCCGTCAATTTTAGTTTCAAAGCAGCTTCCTAAACCACAAGTTCCTCCAACATGGTCGGTACCCGATACCGACCCAAATATGGAGATTTTTAACgagaaaatttcaaatttctatTATTTTTCCCCACCCAAAGACCAAGACGCATACACGTCTCTTATTTCAGCTTGCTTTAAAGGCGACCAACAAAAATTTGTCGGAAGTCGTGATCTGATGGCCTCGTGGAACATCTGGACACCACTCTTAAAAAGTATCGAGAAACAAACACCAAGGATCTACGAAGGAGGTGATGACACGGGGTCGTGGCTAGACtttaaggtcaaaggtcaaactctgTCATACATTCACCAACTTAGCAATGCCTTCGACTATCAGAACGTGGGTTCATCTTTCACATCAATTTCAGACCAGTTCCGATCACAATCCCTTATCACTGGCGAGAAAGAAAGTGTTATCACCCAACTAGCACAGCATCTATTCAACATCGCAGGGCAGTCCATTCGGGAAAGGGGGAGTTTTCACATCGCCCTTCCGGGAGGGTCAACACCAAAGTCGCTCTTTACTCACTTAGCGATCAGAATGTCCAACCGATTCCCGTGGCACGATACTCATTTCTGGATGGTGGACGAGCGGTGCGTTCCGTTCAATCACACAGCGTCAAATTTTAAGCAGCTTCACGATTCGTTACTCAAATACATCCCCGTGCCCTACTTGAACATCCATCCCATGCCTGTCAAGCTCGCAAGCGGCCTCTGTGCTGCTGCCGATCACGGGACCAATACATACGCGAGCGACCTGACACTCATCCCCGAAGGACGGCTCGATTACATCCTCCTAGGTATGGGTTCGGACGGACATGTTGCGTCCATCTTTCCAAACCACAAAATCATGACGGATACGACAGCCAAAGTCGCTCTGACTGACGGTGGTCCGCAAGATGGAATACCACACCGTATGACGCTGACATTCGCTACGATTAATAAAGCCCGTCATGTAGGCGTGCTGGTTCTAGGGAGAGCTAAGAGTGGGATGGTGTCGGTGCTGAGTTCAGAAGGAGTGGTGAACCCATTGAGATATCCAGTCACTGGGGTTCGATTAGAACAGGGTGAACAATACTGGTACATTGATCACGATGCTTTGCTTTAG
- the LOC117299343 gene encoding dnaJ homolog subfamily C member 25-like: MYKFNMASVTAAILSCLLVICFIPSSFAFIEGLYCGTENCYEILGVNRESTKGEIGKAYRSLARKYHPDKYKGEDGTEKFQQIATAYEILRDEDERRDYDYMLDNPEEYYSHYYRYYRRKVAPQVDVRIVIAVTISVISAIQYFSWWSRYKSAINYLAMSPKYRIRAIDQAKKEGRLDANKKKGKRSKEELKEEEDKVVRTIIEENADIKGGYRKPNIMDILWIQLVLSPYYIVMYIAWFVRWTWKFNILRHEYGLDEKHHIIRKNLRLTQSQYEGMDEFEKETMLDRSLWIYENFKEYKAEKEEEMKAKLAESGRHKSYRRYMKKNGVGRMYFDD, translated from the exons ATGTACAAATTCAACATGGCTTCCGTGACGGCTGCGATTTTGAGTTGTCTGCTCGTgatatgttttattccatcttCCTTTGCCTTCATCGAGGGACTTTACTGCGGCACAGAAAACTGCTATGAAa TCCTTGGTGTTAATAGAGAATCCACAAAG GGCGAGATTGGCAAAGCCTATAGATCCCTAGCCAGAAAGTACCATCCTGATAAATACAAG GGAGAAGATGGAACAGAGAAATTCCAACAGATCGCGACGGCGTATGAAATATTACGGGACGAAGATGAAAGACGAGATTATGATTACATGTTGGATAATCCAG AGGAATACTATAGTCATTATTACCGCTACTATAGACGAAAGGTGGCTCCACAGGTTGACGTCAGAATAGTCATTGCTGTCACAATATCTGTTATATCTGCTATTCAG TATTTTAGTTGGTGGTCTCGCTACAAGTCTGCAATCAATTATTTAGCAATGTCTCCAAAATACCGAATAAGG GCGATAGACCAGGCAAAAAAAGAGGGTCGTCTGGATGCCAACAAAAAGAAAGGCAAACGCTCAAAG GAAGAGTTAAAGGAAGAGGAAGACAAAGTGGTCCGGACAATCATTGAAGAAAATGCAGATATTAA AGGGGGATACAGAAAGCCCAACATAATGGATATACTATGGATACAGCTTGTACTATCACCGTACTACATTGTCATGTACATCGCTTGGTTTGTTAGATGGACCTGGAAATTCAACATCTTAAGGCATGAGTATGGGCTGGACGAGAAACATCATATTATCCGGAAAAATCTAAGATTGACGCAGAGTCAGTACGAG ggaaTGGATGAATTTGAAAAAGAGACTATGTTAGACAGATCGCTTTGGATTTATGAAAATTTTAAG gaataCAAGGCGGAAAAAGAGGAAGAGATGAAAGCCAAGCTAGCAGAAAGCGGAAGACATAAAAGCTATCGGCGATATATGAAGAAAAATGGCGTTGGGCGTATGTACTTTGACGATTAG
- the LOC117299439 gene encoding isochorismatase domain-containing protein 2-like, protein MASKKLGQVFIRNSALFLCDMQEKFRPTIQYFPQIVEVASRMYRAAKIMEIPTIITEQYPKGLGPTVPEIGVERETDTILSKTCFTMCLPQVEEKLKEIGTESVILCGIETQACIQKTALDLLERGLDVHIIADACSSRSMVDRMYAIERLRQSGAFITTSEGMLLQLLGDAKHPHFKEVQKLIQTSAPDSGLLSKM, encoded by the exons ATGGCATCTAAAAAACTTGGTCAAGTTTTTATCAGGAATTCGGCACTTTTTCTGTGCGATATGCAGGAAAAGTTTCGCCCAACAATCCAGTATTTTCCTCAGATTGTGGAGGTTGCATCCAGGATGTATAGAGCAGCTAAAATCATGGAAATTCCCACAATAATCACAGAACAGTACCCAAAAG GACTTGGTCCAACAGTTCCAGAAATCGGAGTAGAACGTGAAACCGACACAATCCTCTCCAAGACGTGTTTCACCATGTGCCTCCCGCAGGTTGAAGAGAAGTTAAAGGAGATAGGGACGGAGTCTGTGATTCTATGTGGGATAGAAACACAAGCTTGTATTCAGAAGACGGCGTTGGATCTCTTGGAGCGAGGGCTAGATGTCCATATTATTGCAGACGCGTGCTCGTCTCGGAGTATGGTGGACAG GATGTACGCCATAGAGAGGTTGCGTCAGTCTGGTGCCTTTATAACAACCAGTGAGGGAATGTTACTACAACTCCTAGGAGATGCTAAACATCCACACTTCAAAGAAGTCCAGAAACTAATCCAAACCTCGGCACCTGATTCTGGATTACTGAGTAAAATGTAG